One window of Campylobacter sp. RM12651 genomic DNA carries:
- a CDS encoding 1-aminocyclopropane-1-carboxylate deaminase, translated as MFSTLKIFNKNMIILRDDLLGEINGNKARKLDIFKDLKLPYKHIICYGSSQSNAMQALALWTKNNNYNFSFVCARRCEISGNLKSALENNAVIYYANNPKKFAKTLHKNDNNSFLISEGVCEDYARFGFYKMAKEIAKIVNELDCDVVLASGTYTSAIYLEKYLSTLSNARVFTASCVNANEYFVKQINKLNPNSKLKLLKTARKYHFANLYEELFILTKNISDIEFDLLYDSVCLKAIYENLDELKENILYIHQGGLIGSKNLELRYNKKYNLIN; from the coding sequence ATGTTTTCAACTCTTAAGATTTTTAATAAAAATATGATTATTTTAAGAGATGATTTATTAGGCGAAATTAATGGCAATAAAGCAAGAAAATTAGATATATTTAAAGACTTAAAACTCCCTTATAAACACATAATCTGCTATGGCTCAAGTCAATCAAATGCTATGCAAGCACTAGCACTCTGGACTAAAAATAATAATTATAATTTTTCTTTTGTATGTGCTAGAAGATGCGAAATTAGTGGGAATTTAAAAAGTGCATTAGAAAATAACGCTGTGATTTATTATGCGAATAATCCTAAAAAATTTGCAAAAACTTTGCATAAAAATGATAATAATAGCTTTTTAATTAGCGAAGGTGTTTGTGAAGATTATGCTAGATTTGGCTTTTATAAAATGGCAAAAGAAATAGCAAAAATTGTAAATGAATTAGATTGTGATGTAGTATTAGCAAGTGGGACTTATACAAGTGCGATTTATCTTGAAAAATATCTAAGCACACTCTCAAATGCTAGAGTTTTTACAGCATCTTGCGTAAATGCTAATGAATATTTTGTAAAACAAATAAACAAACTTAATCCAAATTCCAAGCTAAAATTATTAAAAACTGCTAGAAAATATCATTTTGCAAATCTTTATGAAGAGCTATTTATATTAACAAAAAATATTAGTGATATTGAGTTTGATTTGCTTTATGATAGCGTTTGCTTAAAGGCAATTTATGAAAACCTTGATGAACTAAAAGAAAATATCTTATACATTCATCAAGGCGGATTAATTGGTTCTAAGAATTTAGAACTTCGTTATAATAAAAAATATAATCTCATAAATTAA
- a CDS encoding MFS transporter — protein sequence MISFLRPVKKDRVVKDDELLSTYYKYRKLSLSGVFVGYMGYYLVRNNITLSTPLIKTDLAVNNSDIGLITGSMLIAYGISKGVMSALSDKADPKRYMALGLILCALINVLLGFCNALYAYVGAVIALGVFQGMGVGPSFITLANWYPKKERGIYTAIWNISHNIGGGLVAPIISKSVLILSPVLGIAAADFNATYWKVNHFYVPAILALLISVYVLYAVKGNPKNEGLKELNEINKLRGYEEDIKNSASTTDLSSKEIFVKYVLKNPNAWYVAWMDTFVYMIRFGLINWLPIYLLSVKGFSKEQMHTAFLFFEWAAIPSTMLAGIISDRLFKGYRMPPAILAVCIIFFMIIGYFTSDNIYYTIFFAAAAGCLVYVPQFLASVQTMEVVPAFAVGSCVGLRGFMSYVVGASLGTMLLGAMVDAFGWNAGLYMLLFACIMCIVFSLLCHFGAKNKKF from the coding sequence ATGATTTCTTTTTTAAGACCTGTCAAAAAGGATAGGGTGGTTAAAGATGATGAGTTGCTAAGCACTTATTATAAGTATAGAAAACTTTCGTTAAGTGGTGTGTTTGTTGGTTATATGGGATATTATTTAGTAAGAAACAATATTACCCTATCTACTCCATTAATTAAGACTGATTTAGCAGTAAATAATTCTGATATAGGTTTAATTACTGGTTCTATGTTAATTGCTTATGGTATTAGTAAAGGCGTTATGAGTGCTTTAAGTGATAAGGCTGACCCAAAAAGATATATGGCTTTAGGTCTTATTTTATGTGCGTTAATTAATGTATTATTAGGCTTTTGCAATGCTTTATATGCTTATGTAGGTGCTGTTATTGCACTTGGAGTTTTTCAAGGAATGGGCGTTGGACCTAGTTTTATTACTCTTGCTAATTGGTATCCTAAAAAAGAAAGAGGAATTTATACTGCTATTTGGAATATAAGCCATAATATTGGAGGGGGTTTGGTAGCTCCAATTATTTCTAAATCTGTTTTAATATTATCTCCTGTATTAGGGATTGCTGCGGCTGATTTTAATGCTACTTATTGGAAAGTAAATCACTTTTATGTCCCAGCAATTTTAGCCTTGTTAATTAGTGTTTATGTTTTATACGCTGTTAAGGGTAATCCTAAAAATGAAGGGTTAAAAGAATTAAACGAGATTAATAAATTAAGAGGTTATGAAGAAGATATTAAAAACTCAGCTTCAACTACTGATTTAAGTAGTAAAGAAATATTTGTTAAATATGTTCTAAAAAACCCTAATGCTTGGTATGTTGCTTGGATGGATACTTTTGTTTATATGATTAGATTTGGGTTGATAAATTGGCTTCCTATTTATCTTTTATCTGTAAAAGGCTTTAGTAAAGAGCAAATGCATACAGCGTTTTTATTCTTTGAATGGGCTGCAATTCCATCAACAATGTTAGCAGGAATTATATCTGATAGATTATTTAAAGGATATAGAATGCCACCTGCAATTCTTGCTGTTTGTATAATATTTTTTATGATTATTGGATATTTTACGAGCGATAATATTTACTACACTATATTTTTTGCAGCAGCAGCTGGGTGTTTAGTATATGTGCCACAATTTTTAGCAAGTGTTCAAACTATGGAAGTTGTTCCTGCTTTTGCTGTAGGTTCTTGCGTTGGTCTTCGTGGGTTTATGAGCTATGTCGTAGGAGCTTCTTTAGGAACTATGCTTTTAGGTGCTATGGTTGATGCTTTTGGTTGGAATGCAGGTTTATATATGCTTTTATTTGCTTGTATTATGTGTATTGTGTTTTCTTTACTTTGCCACTTTGGTGCTAAGAATAAGAAATTTTAA
- a CDS encoding hydrogenase-4 component G, with translation MNVGSVSNSGFTSGLPKSVKTQDDARNAIKDNLKNIGIDLGDRDLSSISGKDITNAYIAQSMQISFSQFNTQGSIFSFSKNEMQLNTFLGTLGKLGDGFENLQNLTPAKAKELISEDGYWGSKQTGDRIAGFVLAGAGDDIEKLKAGREGIMRGFKDADKTLGGFSKGYADIANATIERAVKAIDDKIAELGGNVVDIKA, from the coding sequence ATGAATGTAGGTTCTGTTAGTAATTCAGGTTTTACGAGTGGCTTACCAAAAAGTGTAAAAACTCAAGATGATGCAAGAAATGCTATAAAAGATAATTTAAAAAATATAGGCATTGACTTAGGAGATAGGGATTTAAGCAGTATTAGTGGTAAGGATATTACAAATGCTTATATAGCACAAAGTATGCAAATTAGCTTTTCTCAATTTAATACTCAAGGAAGCATATTTAGTTTTTCAAAAAATGAAATGCAACTTAATACTTTTCTTGGAACTTTAGGTAAATTAGGTGATGGTTTTGAGAATTTACAAAACTTAACTCCTGCAAAAGCTAAAGAATTAATTAGCGAAGATGGCTATTGGGGTAGTAAGCAAACTGGCGATAGAATAGCTGGTTTTGTTCTAGCTGGTGCTGGAGATGATATTGAAAAGCTAAAAGCAGGTCGTGAAGGAATTATGCGTGGTTTTAAAGACGCTGATAAGACTTTAGGTGGTTTTAGCAAAGGATATGCTGATATTGCAAATGCTACAATTGAACGCGCTGTAAAAGCTATAGATGATAAAATAGCTGAATTAGGCGGCAATGTAGTAGATATAAAAGCTTAA
- a CDS encoding amidohydrolase encodes MKELNNLHKEFIELRHNIHANPELGFNEFNTAKLVANKLKEFGYEVYEGIGKTGVVGVLKKGNSTKSIGLRADMDALSIEECTGLDYASKNGCMHACGHDGHTAGLLMAAKYLASANFNGTLNLFFQPAEECCDNEMLSGAMRMIKDGVLERFKVDYIYGIHNMPISQMKGYENKKFFMKKGVMMAGVSAYKVDFIGLGGHASAPHLCKDPISVANNFVNALYAFKSLELKDSVVNVTGFLAGTTKAFNIIPNEASVMINVRGLSNQELEFIDTRIKELATNLANAFNIKAIVKRAENIKATINNDEAHELARLAAIESFGEDECEFEHPHLMGSEDFSAFLDEVKGTYAFINNGDSANLHHPEYNFNDEVLLLASKYFANLVLNYLK; translated from the coding sequence ATGAAAGAATTAAATAATTTACATAAAGAATTTATAGAGTTAAGACATAACATACACGCAAATCCAGAGCTAGGATTTAATGAGTTTAATACCGCAAAATTAGTTGCAAATAAACTAAAAGAATTTGGTTATGAAGTTTATGAAGGCATAGGAAAAACGGGTGTTGTAGGAGTATTAAAGAAAGGAAATTCTACTAAAAGCATAGGTCTTAGAGCTGATATGGATGCACTTAGTATAGAAGAATGCACAGGACTTGATTATGCTAGTAAGAATGGCTGTATGCACGCTTGCGGACATGATGGGCATACGGCAGGATTATTAATGGCTGCTAAGTATTTAGCAAGTGCTAATTTTAATGGAACTCTTAATTTATTTTTTCAACCTGCTGAAGAATGTTGTGATAATGAAATGTTAAGCGGTGCTATGAGAATGATAAAAGATGGAGTTTTAGAACGCTTTAAGGTTGATTATATTTATGGAATTCATAATATGCCAATTTCACAGATGAAAGGCTATGAAAATAAGAAATTCTTTATGAAAAAAGGCGTAATGATGGCAGGTGTAAGTGCTTATAAAGTAGATTTTATAGGCTTAGGCGGACACGCATCGGCTCCACATTTATGCAAAGACCCAATAAGCGTTGCAAATAATTTTGTAAATGCTTTATATGCTTTTAAATCTTTAGAATTAAAAGATAGCGTTGTAAATGTTACAGGCTTTCTAGCAGGAACTACAAAAGCATTTAATATAATCCCAAATGAAGCTAGTGTTATGATAAATGTAAGAGGTCTTAGCAATCAAGAGCTTGAATTTATTGATACAAGAATTAAAGAATTAGCAACAAACTTAGCAAATGCTTTTAATATAAAAGCTATAGTAAAAAGAGCTGAAAATATAAAAGCTACTATCAATAATGATGAAGCACATGAGTTAGCAAGACTTGCTGCGATTGAGAGTTTTGGTGAAGATGAATGCGAGTTTGAACACCCGCATTTAATGGGTAGCGAAGACTTTTCTGCATTTTTAGATGAGGTTAAAGGAACATATGCTTTTATAAATAATGGAGATAGTGCAAATCTTCATCATCCAGAATATAATTTCAACGATGAAGTATTGCTACTAGCTAGTAAGTATTTTGCAAATTTAGTATTAAATTATTTAAAATAA
- a CDS encoding pseudouridine synthase, whose amino-acid sequence MRLNKFIAHNSKYSRKEADKLIKEGLVKINNKVCLEDWSEVGIDDKVFVKGKRIYKKSEFSVIVYHKDKGELVSHKDERGRALIYDNLPRDFRHFNPVGRLDFSSTGILLLVDSPVIADFLMQSNLEREYYLKIKGTISKDVINAMENGLEIVNSLKGAHPKSKITNLSLKPFLEYEIFGSSGGYTKLRVIIDEGKNRELRRFFAEFDLEVVELKRVAFGRVDLGVLKPKKYRFLTNSEYEDLRSFLKENKVYY is encoded by the coding sequence ATGAGACTTAATAAATTTATAGCACACAATAGCAAGTATTCAAGAAAAGAAGCTGACAAATTAATAAAAGAAGGCTTAGTAAAGATTAATAACAAAGTTTGCTTAGAAGACTGGAGTGAAGTTGGAATTGATGATAAAGTTTTTGTAAAAGGTAAAAGAATTTATAAAAAAAGTGAATTTAGCGTCATCGTATATCATAAAGATAAAGGCGAATTAGTAAGCCATAAAGATGAGCGTGGAAGAGCCTTGATATATGATAATTTGCCAAGAGATTTTAGACATTTTAATCCTGTTGGAAGGCTTGATTTTTCATCAACGGGCATACTTTTATTAGTAGATAGTCCTGTAATAGCTGATTTTTTAATGCAAAGTAACTTAGAGCGTGAATATTACTTAAAAATTAAAGGAACTATAAGTAAAGATGTAATCAATGCTATGGAAAATGGACTTGAGATTGTAAATAGCTTAAAAGGAGCACACCCAAAAAGCAAAATTACCAATCTTAGTCTAAAGCCTTTTTTAGAATATGAGATTTTTGGAAGTAGTGGCGGATATACAAAACTAAGAGTGATTATTGATGAAGGTAAAAATAGAGAATTAAGACGCTTTTTTGCTGAATTTGATTTAGAAGTAGTGGAGCTTAAAAGGGTTGCTTTTGGTAGGGTTGATTTGGGTGTGTTAAAGCCTAAAAAATATAGATTTTTAACCAATAGCGAATACGAAGATTTAAGAAGCTTTTTAAAAGAAAATAAGGTGTATTACTAA
- a CDS encoding KpsF/GutQ family sugar-phosphate isomerase yields the protein MLEIAKNILKREAFALEEASNSLDESFCEVAKIISECKGNLIIVGVGKSGIVGRKIAASFASCGVRSFFIHASELMHGDLGNICKDDVVILISFSGKSEEVLKILPFLNDRNATLISISQSNSPLANACSFNIATNCNEAITNLPAPTSSTTLTLALADALLACVINLKDFSVSDFGINHPGGALGKKYYVKVSDLMHKNNLPIISKNASLKDAIICMSKASFGCALLVDNEKLVGFLSDGDLRRAMAKDDFSLEQLALEYASKNPKTIEKSVLAHKAFSYMKENKISILVVLENEKIIGLLQLLDE from the coding sequence ATGCTAGAAATTGCAAAAAACATTCTAAAGCGAGAAGCCTTCGCTTTAGAAGAAGCGTCAAATTCTTTAGATGAGAGTTTTTGTGAAGTTGCTAAGATAATTAGCGAATGCAAAGGGAATTTAATCATTGTTGGAGTTGGTAAAAGTGGTATCGTTGGACGCAAAATTGCAGCTTCGTTTGCTAGTTGTGGGGTAAGGTCATTTTTTATTCATGCTAGTGAGTTAATGCACGGAGATTTAGGAAATATTTGTAAAGATGATGTGGTAATTTTAATTTCTTTTAGTGGTAAAAGCGAAGAAGTGTTAAAAATATTACCATTTTTAAATGATAGAAACGCTACTTTAATTAGCATTTCTCAAAGCAATTCTCCATTAGCAAATGCTTGTAGTTTCAATATTGCTACAAATTGCAATGAAGCAATCACAAATCTACCAGCACCTACTAGCTCAACTACTCTAACTCTAGCTTTAGCTGATGCGCTTTTAGCTTGTGTTATTAATTTAAAAGATTTTAGTGTTAGTGATTTTGGTATAAATCATCCAGGTGGAGCATTAGGTAAAAAGTATTATGTAAAAGTTAGTGATTTAATGCATAAAAACAATCTACCGATAATAAGCAAAAATGCTAGTTTGAAAGACGCTATTATTTGTATGAGCAAGGCAAGTTTTGGTTGTGCTTTATTAGTTGATAATGAAAAATTAGTTGGATTTTTAAGTGATGGGGATTTAAGAAGAGCTATGGCTAAGGATGATTTTTCTTTAGAGCAATTAGCCTTAGAATATGCTAGTAAAAATCCTAAAACCATAGAAAAATCAGTTTTAGCACATAAGGCGTTTTCTTATATGAAAGAAAACAAAATATCAATTTTAGTAGTTCTTGAGAATGAAAAAATAATAGGATTATTACAATTATTGGATGAGTGA
- a CDS encoding ribonuclease J codes for MNIEDLEKTKVARSYENAENEDELLEELEEEIDDKKAKKKKKRKKKILPASLKGDLDWQKALAESMKENEKAQEKRLYPWINYKGNASVKFTPLGGLGAIGGNMSVIEYEDEAIIIDVGMSFPDADTLGVDIVVPDFSYIRKIKDKVKAVLITHAHEDHIGAMPYFYKEFDFPIYATPLPLGMISNKFSEHGLKDKCKLFRPITKRQIYEIGSFKVEFMHITHSIIDSCALAINTPAGTIIHTGDFKIDHTPIDGYASDLHRLAYYGEKGVLCLFSDSTNSYREGVTKSESTVGGTFDLIYSRCKGRVIMSTFSSNIHRIHQAITHALVYNRKVCIIGRSMERNLFTAIELGYLKFDKKIFISADELDKYPDEEILIVTTGSQGESMSALYRMATSEHKHVKIKPNDQVIISAKAIPGNEASVSGVIDLLMRHGASVAYQEFSEIHVSGHAASEEQKLILRLVKPKYFLPVHGEYSHISKHKASAIACGVNEKNIYLLNNGDQMEISWNKLRRLKTVKTGKTYIDNQVDREVHDDLLNTRKNLAEHGIVQLNLHINMGARTLNHAHIINFGLVSNKLAQDFATDVSNYIKLFIADAKDTLLKDKKAFEPALRNALKKYFFKKYKKYPYLLLNIH; via the coding sequence ATGAATATTGAAGATTTAGAAAAAACAAAAGTAGCAAGAAGTTATGAAAACGCTGAAAACGAAGATGAACTTTTAGAAGAATTAGAAGAAGAAATTGACGATAAAAAAGCTAAAAAGAAAAAAAAGCGTAAGAAAAAAATCTTACCAGCTTCTTTAAAAGGTGATTTAGATTGGCAAAAAGCCTTAGCTGAATCAATGAAAGAAAACGAAAAAGCTCAAGAAAAAAGGCTATATCCTTGGATAAATTACAAAGGTAATGCAAGTGTTAAATTTACTCCATTAGGCGGACTTGGTGCTATTGGTGGAAATATGAGCGTAATTGAGTATGAAGATGAAGCTATTATTATTGATGTTGGAATGAGCTTTCCTGATGCTGATACCTTAGGTGTTGATATTGTAGTTCCTGATTTTTCTTATATTAGAAAGATAAAAGATAAAGTAAAAGCTGTTCTTATCACTCACGCTCACGAAGATCATATTGGAGCAATGCCTTATTTTTATAAAGAATTTGATTTTCCGATTTATGCTACGCCGCTTCCACTTGGAATGATTTCAAATAAATTTAGCGAACACGGGCTTAAAGATAAATGCAAATTATTTAGACCAATTACAAAAAGACAAATTTATGAAATTGGCTCTTTTAAAGTTGAGTTTATGCATATAACTCATAGTATTATAGATAGCTGTGCATTAGCTATAAATACTCCTGCTGGAACTATTATTCATACGGGAGATTTTAAGATTGACCATACTCCAATAGATGGTTATGCTAGTGATTTACATCGTTTAGCTTATTATGGCGAAAAAGGTGTTTTATGTTTATTTAGCGATAGTACTAATAGTTACCGCGAAGGTGTAACTAAGAGTGAAAGCACCGTTGGTGGGACTTTTGATTTGATTTATTCAAGATGCAAAGGTCGTGTGATTATGAGCACATTTAGCTCAAACATTCACAGAATCCATCAAGCAATCACACACGCACTTGTATATAATAGAAAAGTTTGTATTATAGGTCGTTCTATGGAAAGAAATCTATTTACAGCAATTGAGCTTGGATATTTAAAATTTGATAAAAAGATTTTTATAAGTGCTGATGAGCTTGATAAATATCCTGATGAAGAGATATTAATAGTAACTACAGGCTCACAAGGTGAGAGTATGAGTGCATTATATAGAATGGCTACAAGCGAACACAAACATGTAAAAATTAAGCCTAATGATCAAGTAATTATAAGTGCTAAAGCAATTCCTGGTAATGAAGCAAGTGTATCAGGTGTAATTGATTTATTAATGCGTCATGGAGCAAGTGTTGCTTATCAAGAATTTAGCGAAATTCATGTAAGCGGTCATGCAGCAAGTGAAGAACAAAAGCTAATCTTAAGACTTGTAAAACCTAAATATTTCTTGCCTGTGCATGGAGAGTATTCTCATATTAGTAAGCACAAAGCTAGTGCAATTGCTTGTGGTGTGAATGAAAAAAATATATATTTATTAAATAACGGCGATCAAATGGAGATTAGCTGGAATAAATTAAGAAGATTAAAAACCGTTAAAACAGGTAAAACTTATATAGATAATCAAGTAGATAGAGAAGTGCATGATGATTTATTAAATACTAGAAAAAATCTTGCAGAGCATGGAATAGTGCAGCTTAATCTTCATATTAATATGGGTGCAAGGACACTAAATCACGCACATATAATCAATTTTGGTTTAGTATCAAATAAACTAGCTCAAGATTTTGCAACTGATGTTAGCAATTATATTAAATTATTTATAGCTGATGCAAAAGATACTTTATTAAAGGATAAAAAGGCATTTGAACCAGCACTAAGAAATGCACTTAAGAAGTATTTTTTCAAAAAATATAAAAAATATCCGTATTTATTATTAAATATTCATTAA
- the rsmA gene encoding 16S rRNA (adenine(1518)-N(6)/adenine(1519)-N(6))-dimethyltransferase RsmA has protein sequence MIKAKKKFGQNFLKDELVKQQIIQAIPKDLKAKLIEIGPGLGDLTAPILKSGFKLTSFEIDDSLIPILNERFNKEILSGDFTLINADVMNVKISDEPYFICANLPYYISSQIIINALFDDNCIGMLVMIQKELADRFFGIDYCALSVITDLLCDKVNVCEVPPSAFTPMPKVNSSVIKLIKKPSLLDKKDLKAFNSFIKIAFNQPRKKMLSSFSNKTKVKQALDKLEIDENKRAHEISVKSFLELFKLLKDENEY, from the coding sequence ATGATTAAGGCAAAAAAGAAATTCGGACAAAATTTTTTAAAAGATGAGTTAGTAAAACAGCAGATCATCCAAGCGATACCCAAAGATTTAAAAGCAAAATTAATTGAAATTGGGCCTGGCTTAGGTGATTTAACTGCTCCAATACTTAAAAGCGGTTTTAAATTAACAAGTTTTGAAATAGATGATAGTTTAATTCCTATTTTAAACGAGCGTTTTAATAAAGAGATTTTAAGTGGAGATTTTACGCTAATAAATGCTGATGTTATGAATGTAAAAATTAGCGATGAGCCTTATTTTATATGTGCTAATTTGCCGTATTATATTAGTTCGCAAATTATTATAAATGCTTTATTTGATGATAACTGCATAGGTATGCTTGTGATGATTCAAAAAGAATTAGCAGATAGATTTTTTGGTATTGATTATTGTGCTTTAAGTGTTATTACGGATTTACTTTGTGATAAAGTTAATGTTTGTGAAGTGCCACCTAGTGCATTCACTCCTATGCCAAAAGTAAATTCTAGTGTAATTAAGCTTATTAAAAAGCCTAGTTTGTTGGATAAAAAAGATTTAAAAGCTTTTAATTCTTTTATCAAGATAGCCTTTAATCAACCAAGAAAAAAAATGCTTAGTTCATTTTCAAATAAAACAAAGGTAAAACAAGCATTAGATAAGCTAGAAATTGATGAAAACAAAAGAGCTCATGAAATATCTGTTAAATCATTCTTAGAACTTTTTAAATTACTAAAGGATGAAAATGAATATTGA
- the murD gene encoding UDP-N-acetylmuramoyl-L-alanine--D-glutamate ligase, with product MLSMFGYGNVAKAITSTYKKGEWYIYDDKFSVCSEDEFGNKLLPTSYFNPDKSSIEVVSPGIAPNHILCKSAKNLTSEIDFYNEALGLSIWVSGTNGKTTTTEMISYLLNIEAGANIGKPIALMNLKAPLVVLEMSSFALHYTKVARPELYVLLPICDDHISWHGSFNNYEKAKLDLIFRMNKTASIIVPKKYEEYLKSANCIKYFYENSSDLAKLFDIDLARLNYNEPFLLDACLALAACKIISGKIEYEKISKFKIGRHRVEIFKDSKDRIWIDDSKATNISAALAAINSFKEPLHLIAGGDAKGQDLNEFFSKLDKNIKLYLIGKSDFSDIAKKHGLNPIRTNLKEAVSMIYKDLTTKEIALLSPACASLDEFSSYAERGDLFIKYMKDLDV from the coding sequence ATGTTATCAATGTTTGGATATGGAAATGTTGCTAAGGCAATTACAAGCACTTATAAAAAGGGTGAATGGTATATATATGATGATAAATTTAGCGTTTGTAGTGAAGATGAATTTGGTAATAAGCTTTTACCTACAAGCTATTTTAATCCTGATAAAAGTAGCATAGAAGTAGTTAGTCCTGGAATTGCACCTAATCATATTTTATGTAAAAGTGCTAAGAATTTAACAAGTGAGATTGATTTTTATAACGAAGCTTTAGGGCTTAGTATTTGGGTTAGTGGGACTAATGGTAAGACTACTACAACGGAAATGATTTCTTATTTGCTTAATATTGAAGCAGGAGCAAATATAGGAAAACCAATTGCATTAATGAATCTTAAAGCACCTTTAGTTGTCCTTGAGATGAGCTCTTTTGCCCTTCATTATACTAAGGTTGCAAGACCTGAGCTTTATGTATTATTACCTATTTGTGATGATCATATTTCTTGGCATGGAAGCTTTAATAATTATGAAAAAGCAAAACTTGATTTAATTTTTAGAATGAATAAAACAGCAAGTATTATTGTGCCTAAAAAATATGAAGAGTATTTAAAGAGTGCAAATTGTATTAAATATTTTTATGAGAATTCTAGTGATTTAGCTAAACTTTTTGATATTGATTTAGCTAGATTAAATTACAATGAGCCGTTTTTATTAGATGCGTGTTTAGCGTTGGCTGCTTGTAAGATTATTAGTGGCAAAATTGAATATGAAAAAATATCTAAGTTTAAAATTGGTCGTCATAGAGTTGAGATTTTTAAAGATAGCAAAGATAGAATTTGGATTGATGATAGCAAGGCTACTAATATTTCAGCTGCACTTGCTGCTATTAATAGTTTTAAAGAGCCTTTACATTTAATTGCTGGTGGAGATGCTAAAGGTCAAGATTTAAATGAGTTTTTCTCAAAATTAGATAAAAATATAAAGCTTTATTTAATAGGCAAGAGCGATTTTAGCGATATTGCTAAAAAGCACGGATTAAACCCAATTAGAACCAATCTAAAAGAAGCTGTAAGTATGATTTATAAAGATTTAACAACTAAAGAAATAGCATTATTAAGTCCTGCGTGTGCTAGTTTAGATGAATTTAGTTCTTATGCTGAGCGTGGGGATTTGTTTATAAAATATATGAAAGATTTAGATGTTTAG
- the mraY gene encoding phospho-N-acetylmuramoyl-pentapeptide-transferase: MFNLDINLFSYISVRAFLAFLLSFIITLIIMPLFISWAKSVGANQPILSDAPLNHQKKSNTPTMGGVVFICAALLSSLVFTTFNVYSFSAILCIVCFGAIGIIDDLGKVLKKANKAGLKPRSKMILMLIASLITILPIMIYGNFSTELFVPFYKYPIIDMKYFALLFWVLVLISSSNAINLTDGLDGLACVPSVFSLFTLSVFLYLSSNAVYANYLLLPRVSGSEECVVIALALIGALLGFLWYNCHPAQVFMGDSGSLTLGAIVGYLAIISKNEILLILIGFVFVLETISVILQVGSFKIFHKRIFKMAPIHHHFEQIGWSENKIIVRFWLIAFICNVLALITIKLR, translated from the coding sequence ATGTTTAACCTTGATATAAACTTATTTTCTTACATTAGCGTTAGGGCTTTTTTAGCGTTTTTATTATCGTTTATTATTACATTAATTATTATGCCACTTTTTATTTCTTGGGCAAAGAGTGTAGGGGCAAATCAGCCAATTTTAAGTGATGCACCACTAAATCATCAAAAAAAATCTAATACTCCTACAATGGGTGGGGTTGTTTTTATTTGTGCTGCTTTATTATCTAGTCTTGTTTTTACTACATTTAATGTTTATAGTTTTAGTGCGATTTTGTGTATTGTTTGTTTTGGTGCTATTGGAATAATTGATGATTTAGGCAAGGTATTAAAAAAGGCAAATAAGGCTGGGTTAAAACCACGCTCTAAAATGATTTTAATGTTAATTGCGTCTTTAATAACAATATTACCTATTATGATATATGGGAATTTTAGCACAGAACTTTTTGTCCCATTTTATAAATATCCTATAATTGATATGAAGTATTTTGCTTTATTATTTTGGGTATTGGTGTTAATTTCTAGCTCAAATGCTATTAATCTAACTGATGGGCTTGATGGGCTTGCTTGTGTGCCTAGTGTGTTTTCATTATTTACATTATCAGTGTTTTTATATCTTAGCTCAAATGCTGTTTATGCTAATTATTTATTGTTACCTAGAGTAAGCGGGAGTGAAGAATGCGTTGTAATTGCACTTGCATTAATTGGTGCTTTACTAGGATTTTTATGGTATAACTGTCATCCAGCACAAGTATTTATGGGAGATAGCGGTTCACTTACATTAGGAGCTATTGTTGGATATTTAGCGATAATTTCAAAAAATGAGATTTTATTAATTTTAATAGGTTTTGTTTTTGTTCTTGAGACTATTAGCGTTATTTTACAAGTTGGAAGTTTTAAAATATTTCATAAAAGGATTTTCAAAATGGCTCCAATTCATCATCATTTTGAGCAAATTGGTTGGAGTGAAAATAAAATCATAGTTAGATTTTGGCTAATTGCATTTATTTGCAATGTTTTAGCGTTAATTACTATTAAATTAAGGTGA